The genomic window GCTGGCCAAAAGAACTCGTCGACTATACCGATCCGCAAAAGCTGCAACAAAAGGCAATTGAAGCGGGGACAAATCAGCTGCAACAGCAAGTCGGAACCGCTGCTGCGCCCCTCAAAGCTATCGCGTCGGGTGAGGTGAATACAGTGCAGGATACTGTGCAGGATTCCGTACTTGAAAAGGCAAATACTGAAATCGCACCACTAAAAGAAGCGACACCAATCAAAGAAATCAAGCCTGTACAATAATGACGGGCCCATTATCGGGCGGCCTATTATTGTGCGAGCATATTTCATCCAAGTCGCGATAACGCTTTAAAGCATAATGCAGACTCAAGCCACAGTGGTTATTTAAGCACTGTGGCTTTTTTATCTCGATCGTCTAATCCTCAAAATAAGTTGATACTTATCTCAGCCAATACGGCAGATCTGCGTCCTTCTTTTTTTTCATACCCCTTAACACGTTCGGCTTTATCTGGATAACGCATAAAAGACTATCTGGATGATGCATAAAAAACTGCTAAAAAATAATGGGGCAATAAAGAAATAACAAAAGAAGAGCATTACAAAAGGCAGAAAGCAAAAAGCCCGTCATGGACGGGCTTTTTAACTATGGCTGGGGTACTAGGATTCGAACCTAGGTATGCCGAGATCAAAACCCGGTGCCTTACCGCTTGGCGATACCCCAATTAACTTGTCATCAACCTTAAAGGTTGCATTTTGATGGTACGGGAAGAGAGACTTGAACTCTCACACCTCGCGGCACCAGAACCTAAATCTGGCGTGTCTACCAATTTCACCATTCCCGCATCAAAATGTACCAGACTTACTCATACAAGTAGTTCTAGATTTTTCCAGATAAATCAAATGATTTAGCGTGGATTTAAATATGGTAGCAATGGCGGGACTTGAACCTGCGACCCCAGCATTATGAGTGCTGTGCTCTAACCAGCTGAGCTACATTGCCAATGGCTGGGGTACTAGGATTCGAACCTAGGTATGCCGAGATCAAAACCCGGTGCCTTACCGCTTGGCGATACCCCAAACAACTTGGAAACTGAAAAATGGCTGGGGTACTAGGATTCGAACCTAGGTATGCCGAGATCAAAACCCGGTGCCTTACCGCTTGGCGATACCCCAACTAAACTCTGTTTCAAACATCCGCTATCGCCGATGTTTCTAAATTCATATCTCTAAAAAATGGTACGGGAAGAGAGACTTGAACTCTCACACCTTGCGGCACCAGAACCTAAATCTGGCGTGTCTACCAATTTCACCATTCCCGCACTGTATCAATTTTACATCCTGAAAAGATGGTAGCAATGGCGGGACTTGAACCTGCGACCCCAGCATTATGAGTGCTGTGCTCTAACCAGCTGAGCTACATTGCCACTTCGGTACTGCGCGCCCCTCTCAGCGAGGAACGGGGCGTATTATGCTTATTCGATGTACCTAGGTCAACAGCTTTTTTTCGCTATTTCCCTAAGCTTAAGCTGTTCGGCTATTACTTCACCAAACTGAGCAACAGATGCGCTAAATTAACGTCTGTTGCCCATCTCAAGCGAAAAAAGCTTTAGCTTACGCCTTGAATAACAGCGCTTATACGTTAAATAGGAAATGCATTACATCGCCATCTTTAACGATGTAAGTCTTACCTTCAACGCGTAATTTACCCGCTTCTTTAGCGCCCGCTTCACCCTTATAGGTGATGAAGTCTTCAAAGGCCATCACTTGGGCACGAATAAAGCCGCGTTCAAAATCGGTATGAATAACGCCAGCAGCTTGTGGAGCACTCGCCCCCACTGGTATTGTCCAAGCACGCACTTCTTTTACACCTGCGGTAAAGTAAGTTTGCAGACTCAGCAACTGATAACCTGCGCGGATCACGCGGTCTAGACCAGGTTCTTCGATACCCAAATCGGCCATAAACTCGTCGCGATCGGCGATTTCCATCTCAGCCAGTTCAGATTCAATCGCGGCGCACACAGCAACAACGATAGCGTTTTCCGTAGCGGCAATCGCACGAACTGCATCTAAATGCGGGTTATTCTCAAAACCATCTTCCGCGACGTTAGCAATGTACATAGTCGGTTTTAAGGTTAAGAAGTTCAGGTAAGCTACTGCTTCTAGTTCTTCTTTCGATAATTCCATTGAACGCAACATTTTGGCTTCATCGAGCACTGGACGCATTTTTTCCAGCACTTCTACTTCAAATTTAGCGTCTTTATCGCCACCCTTAGCGCGTTTTTGCTGGCGGAGCACCGCACGCTCTAAACTGTCTAAGTCGGCTAAGGCTAATTCAGTGTTGATGACTTCGATATCACGGGCAGGATCAACCTTGTTAGCCACATGGACGATGTTATCATCATCAAAACAACGAACTACGTGTCCAATAGCATCGGTTTCACGGATGTTGGCAAGGAACTTGTTACCTAAACCTTCACCCTTAGAGGCGCCCGCGACTAAGCCTGCAATATCCACAAACTCCATCGTTGTGGGTAGCACACGTTGTGGGTTCACAATCGCAGCGAGGGCATCTAAACGTGGATCCGGCACAGGAACCACACCCGTGTTAGGTTCTATGGTACAAAACGGGAAGTTAGCCGCTTCGATGCCAGCCTTAGTTAACGCATTAAAAAGCGTTGATTTACCTACGTTAGGAAGACCAACAATGCCGCATTTAAAACCCATATGCTTACCTTTCTCTCGATTATTGGCTGACGAGTCACACTCATCAGCGAGGTTTAGTCGTCCTGCCCTATGGCAGCACATTACTGAATACTTAAATCACTTAATATCTGTGTTTCGCCAAAGGCAAAACCTACTGTGCTTTAAAGGAGTGTAATCTGTTCATGGCTTTTACCATGTCTTCTTTAAACAGGATCTCAGTGGAACGCACCGCTTCGTCGATCGCGGCTTCGATCAGCTCCTGCTCTTTAGCTGGAGCTTTACCTAAAACATAACCACTGACTTGGTTTTTATCCCCTGGATGGCCAATGCCTATGCGTAGACGATAAAAATTTTTATCATTCGCGAGCTTGGCAATGATATCTTTCAAACCATTGTGGCCACCATGGCCGCCACCGAGTTTAAACTTAGCCACCCCGGGCGGCATATCAAGCTCATCGTGGGCCACTAAAATTTCTTCAGGCGTAATACGGAAAAAATTCGCCAAGGCACCCACGGCTTTACCACTTAAATTCATATAAGTCGTCGGGATCAGCAAACGCACATCTTTACCATGCAATACCGCCCTTGCCGTCACACCAAAATACTTGCTATCGGGCACTAAGGTCACACCACAGATCCTAGCTAACTCATGCACGTACCAAGCGCCCGCATTATGGCGTGTCTGTGCATATTCGGCCCCGGGATTGGCAAGACCAACGATTAATTTAATTTCGCTCATGGCACTCAATATCGTGATGTCGTCCTATTTTTGCCGTGGGGAATACGACTGAAATGGACCATACTCGCTAAAAACGCGGCATTTTAGCACTCAAAGCCAAAGTCAACAAATGCCGCATCAATTTACCGCTTCAGAATCCCGGAAAGTTCAAGCTTCAGTTTAAACCCATAGCGTATTTGAGAACGGTTTGCTTGATAGGTGAATTGATATTGGCCAATTTAAGGGCGCCATTTCGCAGTAGTTTCAGCGGCAAAATGTCATTACTAAAGCCCGCATAAAAGACATCCATAGTCGTCATCATCAATTGGTTATCCCGATATCGCCTATCTTGATACCGAGCCAGCACCTCTTTAGACCACCATGCTTCATGCTGTGTTAAAGCTTCCTTGATGACCGCAAGCAGCGCTTCGACATCCTTAAATCCAAGGTTGACACCCTGGCCTGCAAGCGGGTTTATCGTATGGGCGGCATCGCCTAAGATCACCACGTTCTGGCTATAGTAGCGCTGTGCATGGCGGCGGGTAAGACCAAAACTGCCTTTACTCTCAACGGTAAAATCGGCGTCTAAACGCGCAGGGAAATGCACTCTTATCTGCTCTGCAAGCTGTTTATTATTTAGCTGCATCAATTGCTTAATGCGATTAGCATCATCATACCAAACGAGTGAAGCGTTATTTCCGGGCAGAGGCAATAGGGAGCGCGGCCCCTTAGGCGTAAACTGCTGCCAAGTGACATCCTGTTGTCCCTGTGCCGTTTTTATATTGATCAACATCGCCGATTGGGCGTAATCCCACCCCGTAATCCCTATCCCCGCCCACTGGCGTACTTGGGAGTTTGCACCATCGGCCCCCACTAATAACTTAGCGGTCAGTTTAATGTTGGACTGCAAGTGCACACTGACGCTATCGCTACCACGGGCAAATGCCGCGACCTTATCCGGACAATATAAGGTGATGCCATCCAATTGCGCCATCCGTTGCCACAGCGCAAGTTGAATTAAACGATTTTCAACAATATGCCCTAAATGGCTGGCGCCAATTTGACTGCAGTGAAATTGAGTAATGCAACCTTCGAGTTCCCAGGTTTCTAAGCCAAGATAAGGCACATTGCGCATTTGCAGCAGCGCATCCATCGCCCCTAAGCGATCGAGTAATGTTTCAGAGGCAACACTAATGGCAGATACTCGCACATCTAACGGCTGCTCAGGCCCATAGGCCTTAGGCACAAAAGACTCAACCACAGCCACCTTAAGACCTTGCTCAGCAAGCCCGATAGCGGTCGCCGCGCCAACCATACCGCCGCCCACTAAAATAACATCAAATGTCAGTTCATCGGGCGCGACCTGTGTTACAGCTTCATTCTGGCTTATCTCAATCACGACTTGTATTCCCTTCTTAATTGCGACCCAACCCCATGGGAATTCGCTCGCATTGTATCAAAAGCATGTCAATTTAGGCGCAAAGGTGAGCAAATGTTGCTATAGGGGCTTTTGCTCACAGTTGCTTACAAAGACAACATTCGCCTTTTTCTATCCTCACTACACTCTAAGCGACACCATCGAGATAAAGTTTCATTCGAGCGGAGTAAAACAAATTTAACATCTCACTTAACTAGCCCTAGCCGTATCTAACGAGTTAACAAGTGAATCCACCTTACACCTTAGCGAGGATGTCATGAAAACACTCACCCATTTACAGATAGCAGGTAGTTTACTGGTTTGCAGCCTGATCCCATGGGGTAATGCCATGGCGGCAAACACCGATATGGAAATCATCACAGTGACTTACCGTTCACCCATAGATTATGCCTTATATCAACATACCACGGAAATATTGAACGAATTTCGACTCGAAATCCGTGAGGATATTAGCATTCAAGCACGCAACGGTTTACTGGAAATGGCTAGAGCACACGGCGTTAATCGCATTGCAGCGGCACAGGTCAATGCCAAGGATAAAAACCTAGCTTCTATGTGGTTATCACAAACGGCGAAAGCCAACAAGTAAAAGTGTGGACAAAGCTGGTCAGCGGCCCTAACTGCAGGTAAAATGTCGCGCTATTTTTACTGGGCATCTTAGGGCGACACAACTGATGAGTAAAAAACTCCATATTAAAACTTGGGGCTGTCAAATGAATGAGTATGACTCATCCAAGATGGCTGATCTGTTAGGCGAATACCAAGGTTATACCTTGACTGAAGAAGCGTCGGAGGCTGACATTCTCCTGCTAAACACTTGCTCCATCCGCGAAAAAGCGCAGGAAAAAGTGTTCCATCAGCTCGGACGCTGGAAGACGCTGAAAGATAAAAACCCCAACCTCATCATAGGTGTGGGTGGTTGTGTTGCGTCTCAAGAAGGCAAAGCCATTAAAGACAGAGCACAATGCGTCGACATTATTTTTGGACCACAAACCTTGCACCGTCTGCCGGACATGATCGAGCAAGTGCGCCGTGGTGACAAAGCGGTTATCGATATCAGCTTCCCTGAAATCGAAAAATTTGACCGCCTTCCAGAGCCACGCGCCGAAGGCCCAACGGCGTTTGTGTCTATCATGGAAGGTTGCAGCAAATACTGCTCATTCTGCGTGGTCCCTTATACCCGCGGTGAAGAAGTCAGCCGTCCACTGGATGACATCATCCTTGAAATCGCCCAGTTGGCAGAGCAAGGCGTACGCGAAGTGAACCTGCTCGGTCAAAACGTTAACGCCTACCGCGGTGCAACCCACGATGGCGCTATTTGTAGCTTTGCGGAATTATTGCGCTTTGTCGCCGCCATCGACGGCATAGATCGCATTCGCTTTACCACAAGCCACCCAATTGAGTTCACCCAGGATATTATTGACGTTTACCAAGATACTCCTGAATTAGTCAGCTTCCTGCACTTACCCGTACAATCGGGTTCTGACCGAATTCTCACGGCGATGAAACGCGGCCATATGGCGATTGAATATAAGTCGATCATCCGTCGCCTGCGTAAAGCCCGTCCAGATATTCAAATCAGTTCTGACTTTATCATTGGCTTCCCTGGCGAAACCAAGGAAGACTTTGCCGACACCATGAAGTTAATTGAAGAAATCGGTTTCGACCACAGCTTCAGCTTTATCTATAGCGCACGTCCGGGCACGCCAGCGGCGGATTTGCCCGATGACGTCGATATGGAAGAGAAAAAACAACGTCTGGCGATTCTGCAAGACCGCATCACCCAGCAAGCCATGCGCTACAGCCGTCATATGATGGGCACAGTACAGCGCATTCTGGTGGAAGGTCCTTCGGTGAAAAATCCGATGGAGCTACGTGGTCGCACCGAGAACAACCGAGTAGTGAACTTCGAAGGTCAACCTAAACATATCGGCAGCTTTGTGGATGTGGAGATTGTTGACGTCTATACCAACTCACTGCGCGGCAAGTTTATCCGTGGTGAAGATGAAATGGATCTGCGCCGCAGCCTACGCCCAGCGGATATCCTAGCTAAACATAAGCAAGATGATGATTTGGGCGTCACTCAATTTAAGCCGTAAGCTTTAAATCGGATGAAACAGAACCTATATAAAGAAGGGCGACTTAGTCGCCCTTTTGCTTTCACACACTTTTGTTTAAGTCTACCGAGGCAATTGCTATTTTCCGTTAGCAATTATCGGCTATGGCTCGTAAACTGACATTATCCTGCGGTAAAAACATATCGCACATGGCTTTTCCCTTGGCAGTAGGAGCACTATTTGTCCAGTAAATTAACCACTATGAATCTGTATCTCGAACCCGCCGAAACCCGCCGTTTGGCGTCATTGTGCGGTCCATTCGATGACAATATCAAACAGATTGAGCGCCGAGTAGGCGTTGAAATTGTTCGTAAAAACAACCATTTTCAAATCACTGGACTGCCACGCAACTGTTTAAGTGCGAATAATTTGCTTAAACAACTTTATATCGAAACCCAAACAGTGAAAGGCAGCACACCGGATCTTGAGCCTGAACAAGTGCATATCGCCATTCAAGAGGCTATCGCCCTTGAGCAGGACGATAGCGGTGACGATAAAGCCCTGCATATTAAAACCCGCCGTGGCGTCATTAAACCGCGCAATCCGAACCAAAGTACCTATGTCGCCAATATTGTGCGCCATGATATCACCTTCGGGATTGGCCCTGCGGGAACCGGTAAGACCTACCTTGCGGTTGCAGCCGCGGTGGATGCCTTAGAACGTCAAGAAGTGCGCCGCATCCTGTTAACTCGCCCTGCGGTGGAAGCCGGTGAAAAACTCGGCTTTTTACCCGGCGATTTGAGCCAAAAGGTCGATCCCTATCTGCGCCCGCTCTACGATGCCCTGTTTGAAATGCTCGGTTTTGAGAAGGTCGAGCGCCTGATCGAAAAAAACGTCATCGAAGTGGCACCACTGGCCTATATGCGCGGTCGCACCTTAAACGATGCCTTTATTATTCTCGATGAAAGCCAAAATACGACTATTGAGCAAATGAAGATGTTCTTAACCCGTATTGGTTTTAACTCTCGAGCGGTGATCACCGGTGATATCACCCAAACCGACTTGCCTAAACATATTAAGTCAGGACTGCGCCATGCAATTGAAGTGTTAAGCCAAGTTGAAGAAATCAGCTTTAATTTCTTCGTCTCCCAAGACGTAGTACGTCATCCCGTGGTTGCGCGCATCGTTGAAGCCTATGACGCCTTCGATCAAAAAGAGCAGGCCCTAAAGGCGAAAAAAGAAAGTCACTATCAACAACTTCAACAACAGCAGGAAACCCTAAAGCATGAGTCTTGATTTAGCCTTAGACGTTCAGTACGCCACCACAAGCGACTACCTGCCAACACAAGCACAATTGACGCTATGGGCGAAAACAGCCATTGGCAACAGCATGGATCAGGCAGAATTGACGATCCGCATCGTCGATAGCCGTGAAAGCCAAATGCTTAACAGTACCTATCGCGGTAAAGATAAACCGACCAATGTGCTGTCTTTTCCCTTTGAAGCACCGCCAGAAATTGAACTTCCATTGCTTGGGGATCTTGTTATTTGCGCCGCAGTCGTTGAAAATGAAGCCCGTGAGCAGCAAAAATCCCTAGAAGCGCACTGGGCGCACATGGTTGTACATGGTTGTCTGCATCTGCTAGGGTATGATCACATTGAAGATGAAGAAGCTGAAGAGATGGAGTCATTGGAGACTCAACTCATTGTAAGCTTAGGTTTTACTGACCCATATAAGGAAGAATAATTAACTGAGATAAGGTTTATCTGAGTTAATGAGAAAACTATGAGTGACGATATCCCCCCGAGTACGAACGCCCATAAAAAAAGCTGGTTTGATAGAGTAAGTCAGTTATTTCAGGGCGAACCTCAAAATCGCGAAGATTTAGTCGATGTGATTGATGGTGCAGAGCAGCGCGATCTGATCACTGAAGATACCCGCGAAATGATCAAGGGTGTATTAGAAGTTTCTGATATGCGTGTTCGGGACATTATGATCCCAAGAGCTCAAATTGTCGCGATTCAAATCGACAATACCGTTGAAGAGCTCCTTGCCACTGTGATTGGCTCTGGCCATTCCCGTTTCCCCGTCGTGAATGAAGACAAAGATCATATCGAAGGCATATTGCTGGCTAAAGATTTGATCCCATACGGTTTTTCCAACAGTGATGAGCCCTTTTCCCTCAGTCGGGTGATCCGTCCCGCAGTGGTTGTGCCAGAAAGCAAACGCGTCGATGTGTTGCTTAAAGAATTCCGTTCGCAACGCTACCATATGGCGATTGTTGTCGATGAGTACGGCGGCGTATCTGGCCTTGTGACCATCGAAGATATTCTGGAAGAAATCGTCGGTGAGATTGAAGATGAGTTCGACCACGATAGCGCCGAAGAAACCGAGATCCGCAAAGTCGGCAACACGGTTTATATGGTGAAGGCGTTAACGCCAATTGAAGATTTTAACGAAGAATTCAATACTGATTTCAGCGATGAAGAGTTTGATACCGTCGGTGGCTTAGTCTCCCACGCCTTCGGCCATCTGCCTGAACGCAATGAAAGCATTATGATTGAAGGCATAGAGTTCAAAGTGATTAGCGCCGATACCAGGCGTTTAATCCAACTCAGGGTTAAACTCCCCGATCCTAATACTAGCGAAGACATAGAATAATCACTCGTGCTAAATAACATTCGGGCTTTTGCCCAACAAAAGTCCCGAACCCACGCTTTGAGGCTCGTACTGGCATTTGTCCTTGGTGCCAGTACGGCACTTTCATTTGCCCCTTATTCCATCTGGATTATCTATCCTATCGCCATGGCGTTGGCCCTTTGGCAGAGTCAGCCCCTCTCGACTAAGGCTAACTTTTACTATTGGTTAAGCTTTGGTTTTGGTTGTTTTGCCGTCGGGATCAGCTGGGTGCACGTGAGTATGGACACCTTTGGTGGTCTACCACTCCCCGCATCGATTGGCTTAATGGCCTTATTGGCCCTGTATTTAGCCTTATATCCCGCGCTGACGGGTTTAGCGCTGGCGTGGTTAACCAACGCGCGCAGTCGTGCTGACGAAGCTAAGTTCAGTCTTTGGCGTAATCTCGCCCTATTCCCCGCACTGTGGACCTTAACCGAATGGGCTCGTGGTTGGGTGATGACGGGTTTCCCCTGGTTATGGGCGGGTTATTCGCAAACCCAAGGGCCGCTAAAGCCCCTTGCTAGCATCATAGGTGCGCTGGGATTAAGCTTTGTGCTAGCGATGCTCGCGGGTGCATTAGCCCTTTGTTTGACTAAGCGTTATAAAAGCTTACTGATTTTACTGCCACTCATCGTACTGAGTGCCTGGGTTGTACCTAAATTTTCCGATATTCATCCAACGGGCGAGAGCGTCAAAGTGGCGCTGGTGCAAGGTAATATTCCCCAAAGCATGAAGTGGGAACCCGAAGCTCTGTGGCCAACACTCTTGAAATATATGGATTTATCCCGAGAACACTTAGATGCCGATATCATTATTTGGCCAGAGGCCGCCGTCCCGGCGCCCGAGTCTATGGTGCAGGAGTTTTTAGATAATGCTAATAAAGTGGCGAATCTAAATCACACCTCCATTATCACTGGCATTATTAGTCATCAGGACAATCAATTCTATAATTCATTGATTGTGCTAGGTAATCATAATCAGAAACAACAAACAGGCCCCGATTATGAGGCCGATGGCAGCAACCAATTTAAGAAACATCACCTGCTGCCGATTGGTGAGTTTGTGCCCTTCGAGGCACTGCTGCGCCCGATAGCGCCGTTCTTCAATCTGCCAATGTCATCCTTTGCTAGAGGCGAATACCGTCAGCCGAATCTAAGCGCGCTTGGACATAAAATTGCACCGGCAATTTGCTATGAAATCGCGTTCCCTGAGCAGCTCAGGGACAGTGTCGACCTAGATACCGATATTCTGCTCACAGTGTCAAACGATGCCTGGTTTGGTACCTCAAATGGGCCACTGCAACATATGGAAATGGCCCAAATGCGTTCAATTGAACTGGGCCGCCCTTTAGTTCGTGCGACCAACAATGGAGTTACCGCCGTGGTCGATGAAAAGGGCAATATCACCGCATCATTACCGCAGTTTGAAACGGGCGTCCTGAGTGCAACCATTCCACTGGTGACAGGGCAAACATGGTTCGCCAAAATAGGCCAAATGCCCCTGCTGTTACTCTGTGGCTTACTCGTGTTACTCGGCCTTGGCAGACGTGCTAAAGCGCAATAGGGTTTAGACTGTGTACTATCGCACCAATCAAAAAGTATCTGGCTTCACCTTTCGTTATACCCAAGCAACGGATGCCAACACGCCACCGCAGTATGATCTCAATCTCCAAGGCTGCTGATGCGGCCAATCTCAGCAAATCAATCTTGATAAAATAGATTAGCCACTGTGCTGATTTCAGGGTAAAGTGCCCCATTAAACGCGGCCTTGCTTGACTGCCTCGTATTTCATACCAAGGCAAACCTATGGCTCCCCTGCGTACCCGCTACCAAACCCACGAGTTTGGGACGATTGACATCCATGTTCGCACCCTTAGAGATAACCAAGAATTTCAAGATATTAACGGCGAGGCAGAAAAACTCGGCATTTCCTCTGCCACTTGGCCATTATTTGGCATTATCTGGCCATCCGGACAGGTACTCTCCCACCATATGCTTGACTACGATATTAGCAATAAACGCATTTTGGAGGTTGGCTGCGGAATTGGCCTTGCCAGCTTAGTGCTTAATCACAGGCATGCCGATATCACAGCAACGGACTATCACCCTGAAACCGGTGGTTTTCTTGCAAAAAATGTGGCGCTCAATAACGGCCGAGTCATTCCCTTCGTACGAACGGGCTGGGCCGATACGGCATCGGAATTGGGCATGTTCGATTTGATTATCGGTAGCGATCTACTGTATGAACAAGAGCATGCGGATTTACTTTCTCAATTTATAGAACAACATGCCAAGCCAAGTTGCGATGTCGTGCTGGTCGATCCAGGTCGCGGAAATCACGCCAAATTTAGTAAAAAAATGGTCATGCTCGGTTTTGACCATTCCCAACATAAACCCATTAATACGGCATTTTTAACTGCACCTTTTCATGGCCAAATTCTGACCTATTGCCGCAATTAATCCCATCCTGGCCAACGCCCTTCCCTCTATTTTCGCCCCCAAAACGACGCCTAGGCGTCGTTTTGGGGGCAAAGTTCACGCTTAGGGCGTTAGCGGTTCACGGGTAAACTCTTCGTTATCGCACTCGGGACAATCGGGGACAACCCCAGGAAATTCAATATTCATTTCATGGCCACAATTGGTGCAGACCATAATGCCTTGGCTGACAATATCACCACTCTGATAATAGCCATGGTGCTTAAAATCCTGTGTTAACTCGTGCCACTCCACTTGGCTACGGTCGGTTATTTCACTCAGCCAGTGCCACAGGGTATTTTCCATGGCAATGACACTTGGGCTATGGCTGAAACTATCGGCATTTTGCTCACGCAGAAAACTCGCTATATCACGCTTTAAGAATTGTTCCACTAACGCGAGTTCATCTTCTTTGGCCTGTTCTTTAAGACGCAAATACTCCTTACCTTGAGTGACTGATTTAAATAAATTCTTTGCAGTCATAGTGTTATCTTCTGCAAATTGGGATTTCACCTCGGTAATTAAGGCTTGATACAGTCCTAGTAGCGCGTTACTTCTATCATTCATAACCAATACTCCTTCATAGGAACCTTTTTAATGCATCGCTTCTAGTTTATTCTATGCAGATCTTATTCGCGCCGATATGGCGTTAGATCAAATAATAGGCGGCACTGCCGGAAATAGCGTGATGCAAGAGCAATATAATCCCTCAGAAATTGAAGCCTTAGTGCAAAAGCACTGGCATGACAACAAAACCTTTGAAGTCACTGAAGATGCAAACAAAGAAAAGTTTTATTGCCTTTCAATGTTTCCGTATCCTTCGGGCCGACTCCACATGGGACACGTTCGCAACTATACCATAGGTGATGTGGTTGCACGCTTCCAGCGTCTTCAGGGCAAAAACGTGCTGCAACCCATAGGTTGGGACTCATTTGGTCTGCCCGCAGAAAATGCCGCGATTAACAACAAAACTGCGCCTGCGCCATGGACCTATGAAAACATAGAATACATGAAGAACCAGCTGAAATTACTGGGTTTTGGTTACGATTGGAGCCGTGAAATTGCCACTTGTACCCCTGAATATTATCGCTGGGAACAATGGTTTTTCACTAAGTTGTACGAAAAAGGTCTTGTCTATAAGAAGACAGCTTCGGTCAACTGGTGTCCAAACGATGAAACCGTACTGGCGAACGAGCAAGTTCAAGACGGTTGCTGCTGGCGCTGTGATACCCCTGTGGAACAAAAAGAAATCCCACAGTGGTTCATTAAGATCACTGCCTATGCAGAAGAATTATTAAACGATATCGATACCTTAGATGGCTGGCCTGAACAGGTTAAGACCATGCAGCGTAACTGGATTGGTCGCAGCGAAGGCGTCGAAATGACCTTCGGCGTCGCAGGTAGCGATAAAAGCTTCGATATCTATACCACGCGTCCAGATACCTTAATGGGTGTGACCTATGTGGCGATTGCCGCGGGTCATCCATTGGCTGAAATCGCCGCGCAAACCAATCCTGAGCTGGCTCAGTTTATTGATGAGTGCAAAAACAGCACCACCTCTGAAGCTGAACTTGCGACTATGGAAAAACGCGGCGTAGCCACAGGGCTTTTCGCCATTCATCCTATCACTGGCAAGCAAGTGCCGATTTGGGCCGCTAACTTTGTGTTGATGAACTATGGCACCGGCGCTGTGATGTCGGTTCCAGGCCACGATCAACGTGATTTCGAATTTGCCAAGAAATACGGTCTGGC from Shewanella putrefaciens includes these protein-coding regions:
- the pth gene encoding aminoacyl-tRNA hydrolase, which codes for MSEIKLIVGLANPGAEYAQTRHNAGAWYVHELARICGVTLVPDSKYFGVTARAVLHGKDVRLLIPTTYMNLSGKAVGALANFFRITPEEILVAHDELDMPPGVAKFKLGGGHGGHNGLKDIIAKLANDKNFYRLRIGIGHPGDKNQVSGYVLGKAPAKEQELIEAAIDEAVRSTEILFKEDMVKAMNRLHSFKAQ
- a CDS encoding PhoH family protein — encoded protein: MSSKLTTMNLYLEPAETRRLASLCGPFDDNIKQIERRVGVEIVRKNNHFQITGLPRNCLSANNLLKQLYIETQTVKGSTPDLEPEQVHIAIQEAIALEQDDSGDDKALHIKTRRGVIKPRNPNQSTYVANIVRHDITFGIGPAGTGKTYLAVAAAVDALERQEVRRILLTRPAVEAGEKLGFLPGDLSQKVDPYLRPLYDALFEMLGFEKVERLIEKNVIEVAPLAYMRGRTLNDAFIILDESQNTTIEQMKMFLTRIGFNSRAVITGDITQTDLPKHIKSGLRHAIEVLSQVEEISFNFFVSQDVVRHPVVARIVEAYDAFDQKEQALKAKKESHYQQLQQQQETLKHES
- a CDS encoding FAD-dependent monooxygenase, which codes for MVGAATAIGLAEQGLKVAVVESFVPKAYGPEQPLDVRVSAISVASETLLDRLGAMDALLQMRNVPYLGLETWELEGCITQFHCSQIGASHLGHIVENRLIQLALWQRMAQLDGITLYCPDKVAAFARGSDSVSVHLQSNIKLTAKLLVGADGANSQVRQWAGIGITGWDYAQSAMLINIKTAQGQQDVTWQQFTPKGPRSLLPLPGNNASLVWYDDANRIKQLMQLNNKQLAEQIRVHFPARLDADFTVESKGSFGLTRRHAQRYYSQNVVILGDAAHTINPLAGQGVNLGFKDVEALLAVIKEALTQHEAWWSKEVLARYQDRRYRDNQLMMTTMDVFYAGFSNDILPLKLLRNGALKLANINSPIKQTVLKYAMGLN
- the miaB gene encoding tRNA (N6-isopentenyl adenosine(37)-C2)-methylthiotransferase MiaB, with product MSKKLHIKTWGCQMNEYDSSKMADLLGEYQGYTLTEEASEADILLLNTCSIREKAQEKVFHQLGRWKTLKDKNPNLIIGVGGCVASQEGKAIKDRAQCVDIIFGPQTLHRLPDMIEQVRRGDKAVIDISFPEIEKFDRLPEPRAEGPTAFVSIMEGCSKYCSFCVVPYTRGEEVSRPLDDIILEIAQLAEQGVREVNLLGQNVNAYRGATHDGAICSFAELLRFVAAIDGIDRIRFTTSHPIEFTQDIIDVYQDTPELVSFLHLPVQSGSDRILTAMKRGHMAIEYKSIIRRLRKARPDIQISSDFIIGFPGETKEDFADTMKLIEEIGFDHSFSFIYSARPGTPAADLPDDVDMEEKKQRLAILQDRITQQAMRYSRHMMGTVQRILVEGPSVKNPMELRGRTENNRVVNFEGQPKHIGSFVDVEIVDVYTNSLRGKFIRGEDEMDLRRSLRPADILAKHKQDDDLGVTQFKP
- the ybeY gene encoding rRNA maturation RNase YbeY, which translates into the protein MSLDLALDVQYATTSDYLPTQAQLTLWAKTAIGNSMDQAELTIRIVDSRESQMLNSTYRGKDKPTNVLSFPFEAPPEIELPLLGDLVICAAVVENEAREQQKSLEAHWAHMVVHGCLHLLGYDHIEDEEAEEMESLETQLIVSLGFTDPYKEE
- the ychF gene encoding redox-regulated ATPase YchF, which encodes MGFKCGIVGLPNVGKSTLFNALTKAGIEAANFPFCTIEPNTGVVPVPDPRLDALAAIVNPQRVLPTTMEFVDIAGLVAGASKGEGLGNKFLANIRETDAIGHVVRCFDDDNIVHVANKVDPARDIEVINTELALADLDSLERAVLRQQKRAKGGDKDAKFEVEVLEKMRPVLDEAKMLRSMELSKEELEAVAYLNFLTLKPTMYIANVAEDGFENNPHLDAVRAIAATENAIVVAVCAAIESELAEMEIADRDEFMADLGIEEPGLDRVIRAGYQLLSLQTYFTAGVKEVRAWTIPVGASAPQAAGVIHTDFERGFIRAQVMAFEDFITYKGEAGAKEAGKLRVEGKTYIVKDGDVMHFLFNV